The Chloracidobacterium sp. genome includes a window with the following:
- the rlmB gene encoding 23S rRNA (guanosine(2251)-2'-O)-methyltransferase RlmB: MSVIYGVAPVLEALRSGRRRVREILVAQGSKPHRLQELRALARQMGVPVVETDRTHLDAATRRANHQGVMAYVTPAAYADLADVLAGVADTPLLVVLDQVEDPHNLGAVIRTAECAGAHAVVIPEHHAVGLTETVVKTSAGATEYLPVVRVVNVAATLDTLRERNIWVVGVERDGERPYVDWDFTLPTAVVLGSEGKGIRRLVRERCDVVVSLPLLGRITSLNVSVAAGVVLYEAVRQRRLTPTPSG, from the coding sequence ATGTCGGTCATTTATGGCGTCGCGCCGGTGCTGGAGGCGCTGCGCAGCGGACGGCGGCGCGTCCGTGAAATCCTCGTAGCGCAGGGAAGCAAACCGCATCGGTTGCAGGAGCTTCGCGCGTTGGCGCGACAGATGGGCGTGCCGGTCGTTGAAACCGACCGCACGCATCTCGACGCTGCAACGCGCCGCGCCAACCATCAGGGCGTCATGGCGTATGTCACACCGGCCGCCTACGCCGATTTGGCCGACGTGCTGGCCGGCGTCGCCGACACGCCTTTGCTGGTTGTACTGGATCAAGTCGAGGACCCGCACAACCTTGGAGCCGTCATTCGTACGGCGGAGTGTGCCGGCGCCCACGCCGTCGTCATCCCAGAGCATCACGCCGTCGGGCTGACCGAGACTGTGGTGAAGACCTCAGCCGGCGCAACGGAGTACCTGCCGGTCGTCCGCGTCGTCAACGTGGCGGCAACGCTCGATACGCTGCGTGAGCGGAACATCTGGGTCGTTGGCGTTGAGCGAGACGGCGAACGCCCCTACGTTGATTGGGACTTCACGCTCCCGACAGCGGTTGTCCTTGGAAGTGAAGGCAAGGGGATACGGCGCTTGGTGCGGGAACGGTGCGATGTCGTGGTGTCGCTGCCGCTTTTGGGCCGCATCACGTCGTTGAATGTATCGGTGGCGGCGGGCGTTGTGTTGTACGAGGCTGTTCGGCAGCGGCGTCTGACGCCGACGCCTTCTGGTTGA